The segment CATTTGCCATTTATTCTTTTAAAATACGAAGTCACATAAATTCCATTTTCTACTCCTGACCAAACAAAGACGCGTTCTTCAGTATTTCGCAATTTCATTTCGTAGTTGTCGTAGATAACTGGAATTGAAGTTTCATTTAGAAAGTAATGGTTATGCTCCCATTTCTCCTTTGTCAAAAAAGTAGTATCAGTTTCATCTCCTGGATCTCCGTCCTTAAAATAAATAAAAGGTAGAGGGAATTTAATTCTCGAAA is part of the Bacteroidia bacterium genome and harbors:
- a CDS encoding DUF4348 domain-containing protein, with the protein product MKKGLLIILTLIIGFGLGWWFNELNPLPEGVVEDARNIKPNTGDLNLTLEREKLTTEDFETFFYQFMYDPDFQISRIKFPLPFIYFKDGDPGDETDTTFLTKEKWEHNHYFLNETSIPVIYDNYEMKLRNTEERVFVWSGVENGIYVTSYFKRINGKWFLIRKEDFST